The Nymphaea colorata isolate Beijing-Zhang1983 unplaced genomic scaffold, ASM883128v2 scaffold0260, whole genome shotgun sequence genomic sequence CTCTAAGAGTGCGGCTTGCGGGAGAGCTCCAGTGCTATCCATAAAAGTAATAGAAAGATCATCATACCCATCATTGTTAAAGTCTCCAAACAGCAGTAATGATTTAGAGTAAAGTTTATTAGCAAATTAAACTCTTTGAATAAGCTTGGCTTCAGTATCCGATATATCAAAGTCATAGGGAATTTGATCAAAAGCTAGTCCATTACAAAGATTCATATCTGAGCCATACTTATGATAGTGAATTTGCAACTTGGAGGAGTTTAAGAGTAACACTAGGTCATTTTTTCCATCAAAGTCTATATACAAAATGCCTTACTTATATCTTGAAGAGTGAAATGCTGTACAACTTCAGGGATTGTGATCTATTAAATGAATTGAAACTCGTTTGTTTCGCTTCCACGAATGAATTGAAGGATAGAATTCGAAGCATTTTTCGGGTCAGCTTTCAGAATGATAAATCTGTCAAGCAGTCTCCATCATAATCGCCATTGTAAGTGTATCTGACATTAGATATTGATGATCCGTTTTCAACCAGTTAAGAAAGAGGGGTCACTGAATATGATAGTGTTTAGTTCATATCGAATTGAACCACATTTGCGACTCCTTCAGCGTGGAATAATAAACCTATATTTCCCATAATGCCGAGTAATGATGGTGGAGTTGAATCGATCCCCTTATTGATTTCCGGGACTTCAGTTTCAGCTCCAAATTAGCACTTGTAGTCACTGCATGAAAAGGGAATCATTTTAATGTATGGTATATTGTCGACTGGATTATAGAATAGAACcaaatgaaaggaagaaagcTGCTTAAAGGATGAAACTAGGACAGTTTGAAGGGAAACATAATCTGTGGGCATTGATCCCCACAATTGATActctttcagttttttattcCATACGTAGAGATTGATCTGTTGCTCTCCCATGCGAAGATTGGCAGATTTGGTCAAGATATCAATCCTATGTCAAAATTAGCTTACCTCCCATCTCGATTCAAATCGCTATAGGCCATTATTTATTCGATGGCGTTGGACTTAAACGCTCCTGCTGTGCCAGGAACGAATCCCTTCTGTTTAGGCTTTGTGGCATGGACTGTTGCGATGAGGCACAGAAGAGCCAGAACGGATACGAATAATGTGAGCtatcttttcatttattataagcttaatttttgaaatcaatTGATTAAAAAGAACAGACAATCACCTTAAGTTCACAATTTACCGATAGCTGCAAACCGAGCATTCCTCGACCATCATGCCCGTGGCCATCATCATCAACTTTAACTCACCATTACAGTTCTGTTTAcgacaattttgcccttttgTTACTTCGATCTTTGATTGATAGCCACATGATTTGCACGTTGTTTCCTTGGTGTTCTTGAGGACCACTTCTATCTGCCCGCAGAGACGCATTTGACGATTACCTTGTTTTTGAGGTGGTCCTGGGAAGCAAGGTGGAGTGTGTCGTTGGGGTAGCGGATAATTAACGTAAGTGTAGGATGCTGCATAATTATTATATAACTATGGAATTTCTGCGTTAGACTagacaacaaaaaatagaaaacatcgAAGCCTTTCTTGAAGTTTACCCAGAAGACTAGAGAGCCCTCAAACAAGGCCTGCAACTTTgcgcaaaaaaatgcattaaattcGATGAAGCTAACTAAACTCAAAAGAGAAGGCCTGCTTCAACAATTGCCTTTGGAAATTTGGACAAGTGCTCTCAAAGGAatattgattgattttgttgtcaAATATAATTATGGCGGATTTAAAGCATGGAGTAGCTGGTGGGCTTGCGGGTATTGCAGTTGATGCTGTCTTCTATCCTCTCGAGACGATCAAGACACAAATTATGGGGTCATCACCTGGAGAAAACCTCAAATCAATAGCTCGAAGTAAGTTCAAAGGCTTCTCATGTCAGATGATTGTCTCATTTCCTtactctttctccttcttctatACCTATGAGTCCATCAGAGCTCTTATCCCTGACAACCCAATCAAAAATGTATTAGCATCTGTTTGCGCTGAAATTGTAGGCAATTTGGTGAGAAATCCCTTTGAAATTGTAAAACAACAGCTAATGGTGGGTAGATCTGAAAAAATCATGCATTCTTTGACTGAAATAGCACGCCACAAAGGATTGGGAGGATTTTACATCGGATATAAATCAACACTGGCAAGAGATATCGTAttttcaggctttcagctaCCCATATTCGAATACCTCAGAGAGAAAAACTATCTTTAGTTATCACCCACAATTAACTATTCGCTCAGCGGTGCCATAGCTGCTGTCATTAGTGGATTCATCTCATGCCCTTTAGATGTCTTAAAAACTCGACTTATGACGCAAAATATGAAGGCTGGTACTGCAAGCAATATTATCCATCAAATCTACAGCGAAAACGGCATTCAAGGCTTTTTCAAAGGAGTCAGCTTTCGCTGTGGTATTCTTTGCTTCGGAGGGATCGTTTACTTTGGCGCATTACAAAAGGCTCGCCATTTTTTGCAAGTCCAATGATAATTCAATATGTATAGCGTAatctttttaataattttgCTGAATTAATCTTAGATcaatcttcttttctcttgatGGAGCTTCCACTATAGATGTAAAGCACAACAAAGATGAAAGTTGCAATGATTGTTCCGAAAGTTCCGAAGAAGTAAGGATATGCAACGAAGAGGAACCTTTCGAACTCGTCATGCTTGTATGGGCGAATGGTGACTCTTTCTGCCTCCTTAATGAAGTTGTATCCGGGTTTTTTATAGATGATCTTGTATTGATAGATTCCCTCCTTCAAAGGAGCCTGCgtaaaaatatatttacatAAAACTCGGCATGATACTTGTTGCCTTGTCCCTTCACAAGAGTAGTGCGCACCCATGGATCCAACATTACCAACTCGACTTGGAGATCGTCAGCAACATAAGGCTTCCATGTGTTAGTAGCAGAATCATGCTCTTCAATTTCAGCAGTAAAGTAAAGCTTTTCACCAACATTGAACAAAGTTTCTTTATGGTCAACGCCTTCTCCATGATACTTCATGCTCTTCACTCTAATAACTCCCTTCTATCTGAAGACCCATCTCAACAAATCGACAACAACATTCTTGTTTCCGTAGCTAGATTGCGACAGAGCTTCATTACTGAAGAAGTGGAGTGACCCAACCAAGAGAGCTCTTGCGTTATTAAGACCTTGAACTCCAGCAGCAAGTGTGATAGTTGTTCCTGCTCTAATAGCTTGACCGGTCTTGTAGTTTTTAGAGAAGGTGGTAGGTTCTGCCTTGATGAGGTTATAGAGCTGATAATTTTCATAGTTGACCAAGTTCATGCCAATACCTCTGTAAAGAAGAGgatgttttccttcattttgagaaaagaagggagagaTGGTTTCATAATTGAGAGTGGTGATCAAGGTGGATGACTCATGGTTATTGAAATGATCCTTTAGCTGAGTTCCAAGCTCATCCAACTCAACTCCAAAAGCATAGAATAGCTTCCTGTAGGAGAAGGAAGTATCAACATCACCAATAACAATCACGTTTCCTCCCTCATCAAAGTATTGGATGATATCCCTAGTCTTGATCTTGCTCTATGTATCTAACTATTATCACTTCTACCTTTATCGGAAGTGCACATGACCACGATGTGATCATATCTGAAGCGATCATAATACTTCAATTCGATGTTGTTCCGGCCAAAGCTATGTGCGatttcaacttgatggtttTTCTCTCCTTTCAGAAGTTCAATGAACTGAGAGTGAGTCTGCTCCAGTTGCTTATTGTCTAATATCACAAGAACCTTGTCTCCGACGACCAGAAGAACCAGCAGTGAGAGGATAAGTAGCTTTCCCATAAGATTTAATTACATACGTGCGATTGTAAAATCACAACACTTATAATTTGAGCTaatcaagaaaaagatatttcattctGTGATAAGAAGAGAGGATTGAGACATAGTTTATGAGTCAATCATTTGGTGAGCTTCATGATGGCATTGACTGAATCATCTTCAGTCGCTCTAAGGGCGGCAACGGCTTCAGCTCTAGTGCACTTGGTGTATTCCATAACCATCTTGATGTTGTCGGGGGTCAAGCCTTCCTCGTTGAGTTCTTCTGTTGAAGCCTCACCCTTTTCCTCAGCTGGGGCTTGAGTCTCAACCTTGGCCTCTTCAGCTCCTTCAGGGGTAACTGGATTCTTGAACTGGTTGATTTCATTTTGTCCGGTCTGGAGGCCGTCCATGTTGGGCTTTCCGAAAA encodes the following:
- the LOC116268404 gene encoding uncharacterized protein LOC116268404, encoding MGKLLILSLLVLLVVGDKVLVILDNKQLEQTHSQFIELLKGEKNHQVEIAHSFGRNNIELKYYDRFRYDHIVVMKLFYAFGVELDELGTQLKDHFNNHESSTLITTLNYETISPFFSQNEGKHPLLYRGIGMNLVNYENYQLYNLIKAEPTTFSKNYKTGQAIRAGTTITLAAGVQGLNNARALLVGSLHFFSNEALSQSSYGNKNLYFTAEIEEHDSATNTWKPYVADDLQVELVMLDPWVRTTLVKGQGNKYHAEFYGIYQYKIIYKKPGYNFIKEAERVTIRPYKHDEFERFLFVAYPYFFGTFGTIIATFIFVVLYIYSGSSIKRKED
- the LOC116268403 gene encoding nascent polypeptide-associated complex subunit alpha-like protein 1; translated protein: MAEEAKEEQPHVHGENCNHDHEEHDHDHEHEGEELDPKSNRGEKKFKKAMTKMGLKPVTGINRVTIKKGKAFVISIDDPDVWKTPGNENSYIIFGKPNMDGLQTGQNEINQFKNPVTPEGAEEAKVETQAPAEEKGEASTEELNEEGLTPDNIKMVMEYTKCTRAEAVAALRATEDDSVNAIMKLTK